One Zeugodacus cucurbitae isolate PBARC_wt_2022May chromosome 3, idZeuCucr1.2, whole genome shotgun sequence genomic region harbors:
- the LOC105218394 gene encoding amyloid beta A4 precursor protein-binding family B member 1-interacting protein: protein MPPPIVYYEDPYCDRSYYNNRRPGFEIDIFPGGIETFFNPAPPPPPTRTTEIIVMNSGNSRYPPPPPPPPPYMPPQAQYYNNNNGRYNNGAGGAYGYPRHYNNPPNSGW, encoded by the coding sequence ATGCCGCCACCAATCGTATACTATGAAGATCCATATTGTGATCGCTCTTATTATAACAATCGTCGTCCAGGTtttgaaattgatatttttccCGGAGGCATTGAAACGTTCTTTAATCCAGCCCCACCACCGCCGCCGACTCGCACCACAGAGATCATAGTTATGAATTCGGGTAATTCTCGCTATCCGCCGCCGCCACCTCCACCGCCTCCGTATATGCCGCCACAAGCacaatactacaacaacaataatggccGTTATAATAATGGTGCTGGCGGTGCCTACGGTTATCCGCGACACTACAATAATCCACCAAATTCCGGTTGGTAG
- the LOC105218393 gene encoding uncharacterized protein LOC105218393, with protein sequence MAPPPPPQPHCGGPPPTGPPRRPLVKVEIIPPWRRRHHHHHHHHHHSPPPPPPPSQPVVVVVPGQQQPPPPPPYGSGYYPPPPPPGPGSHYHNPPHY encoded by the coding sequence ATggcaccgccaccaccaccacaaccGCACTGCGGTGGACCGCCGCCAACGGGTCCGCCACGACGACCATTAGTTAAAGTGGAAATTATACCGCCTTGGCGCCGACGCcatcatcaccatcatcatcaccaccaccattcaccgccgccgccgccaccacccaGTCAGccagttgttgtggttgtgccTGGGCAACAAcaaccgccgccaccaccaccatacGGCAGTGGCTACTatccaccgccaccaccaccgggACCTGGTTCACACTACCACAATCCGCCGCATTATTGA